One segment of Agrococcus sp. ProA11 DNA contains the following:
- a CDS encoding YebC/PmpR family DNA-binding transcriptional regulator, whose product MSGHSKWATTKHKKAVIDARRAKSFAKLIKTIEVAAKIGGADLSGNPTLVDAVQKAKKTSVPNDNIDRAIKRGAGLTGESIDYATILYEGYAASGVALMIECLTDNRNRAAAEVRTAMTRNGGAMADPGSVAYNFNRKGVVSVTKTDGVTEDDILLAVLDAGAEEVTDQGGGFEILSEATDLVAVRTALQDAGIDYDSADVEFVPNLKVEVDAETARKIFRLIDALEDSDDVQNVYANVDITPEVQAQLDEDDE is encoded by the coding sequence ATGTCCGGACACTCCAAGTGGGCGACCACGAAGCACAAGAAGGCCGTGATCGACGCCCGCCGTGCCAAGTCGTTCGCGAAGCTCATCAAGACCATCGAGGTCGCCGCGAAGATCGGCGGCGCCGACCTGAGCGGCAACCCGACGCTCGTGGACGCCGTGCAGAAGGCGAAGAAGACGAGCGTTCCCAACGACAACATCGACCGCGCCATCAAGCGCGGCGCGGGACTCACGGGCGAGTCGATCGACTACGCCACGATCCTCTACGAGGGCTACGCCGCGAGCGGTGTGGCGCTCATGATCGAGTGCCTCACCGACAACCGGAACCGCGCGGCTGCCGAGGTCCGCACGGCCATGACCCGCAACGGCGGGGCGATGGCCGATCCCGGCTCGGTCGCCTACAACTTCAACCGCAAGGGCGTCGTCTCCGTCACCAAGACCGACGGCGTGACCGAGGATGACATCCTGCTCGCGGTGCTCGACGCCGGCGCCGAGGAGGTCACCGATCAGGGCGGCGGCTTCGAGATCCTCTCGGAGGCGACCGACCTCGTCGCGGTGCGCACCGCGCTGCAGGATGCCGGGATCGACTACGACTCGGCGGATGTCGAGTTCGTGCCGAACCTCAAGGTCGAGGTCGACGCCGAGACCGCGCGGAAGATCTTCCGCCTCATCGACGCGCTGGAGGACAGCGACGACGTGCAGAACGTCTACGCCAACGTCGACATCACGCCCGAGGTGCAGGCGCAGCTCGACGAGGACGACGAGTAG
- the ruvC gene encoding crossover junction endodeoxyribonuclease RuvC, whose protein sequence is MPGSVRVLGVDPGLTRCGVGVIDVVQRTPSLVHVEVLRSVADEPIEQRLLRIGRGVEAAIDAHRPDAIALEQVFAQANLRSVMGVAQISGIVLRAAAEREIPIALLTPTQVKAAVTGYGAADKRQVGEMVRRLLRLEAAPKPADAADALAIAIAEGWRPQPVARGAGAITPAQRAWAAAEASARSGRARR, encoded by the coding sequence GTGCCGGGGTCGGTGCGCGTGCTCGGCGTCGACCCGGGCCTCACGCGCTGCGGCGTTGGCGTCATCGACGTCGTGCAGCGCACCCCGAGCCTGGTGCACGTGGAGGTGCTGCGCTCGGTCGCTGACGAGCCGATCGAGCAGCGGCTGCTGCGCATCGGCAGGGGCGTGGAAGCGGCGATCGACGCGCATCGTCCCGACGCGATCGCCCTCGAGCAGGTCTTCGCCCAGGCGAACCTGCGCAGCGTCATGGGTGTCGCGCAGATCTCCGGCATCGTGCTGCGGGCAGCGGCCGAGCGCGAGATCCCGATCGCGTTGCTCACGCCCACGCAGGTCAAGGCGGCGGTGACGGGCTACGGCGCCGCCGACAAGCGCCAGGTCGGCGAGATGGTCCGTCGGCTGCTGCGGCTGGAGGCTGCGCCGAAGCCGGCGGATGCCGCGGATGCGCTGGCGATCGCGATCGCCGAGGGCTGGCGTCCGCAACCGGTGGCGCGAGGCGCCGGTGCGATCACGCCCGCCCAGCGAGCGTGGGCTGCGGCCGAGGCGAGTGCGCGCTCTGGCCGTGCTCGCCGCTGA
- the ruvA gene encoding Holliday junction branch migration protein RuvA, which yields MISRLDGTVLSARGQRLVVGIGGIGYAVAVTPQSSLTAAVGREVSLHTHLVVREDELSLYGFETEAELEAFELLIGVSGVGPKSALGVLAHLSPDDLARAIEEQDERAFKAVSGIGPKTAKLLILQLQGKLAAPAARATAKGSDARADVLTALTGLGWPERTAADAIERAAVAAPDAVGTTGALLRAALAILGPGARS from the coding sequence GTGATCTCCAGGCTCGACGGCACCGTCCTCTCCGCCCGCGGGCAGCGCCTCGTCGTCGGCATCGGCGGCATCGGCTACGCCGTGGCGGTCACGCCGCAGAGCTCGCTGACCGCGGCCGTCGGGCGCGAGGTCTCGCTGCACACGCACCTGGTCGTCCGCGAGGACGAGCTCTCGCTCTACGGCTTCGAGACCGAGGCCGAGCTCGAGGCGTTCGAGCTGCTCATCGGCGTGTCGGGCGTCGGCCCGAAGTCGGCACTCGGCGTGCTCGCGCACCTGTCGCCGGACGATCTCGCGCGTGCGATCGAGGAGCAGGACGAGCGCGCCTTCAAAGCGGTCAGCGGCATCGGCCCCAAGACGGCGAAGCTCCTGATCCTGCAGCTGCAGGGCAAGCTCGCCGCGCCCGCCGCCCGCGCGACCGCCAAGGGCTCGGATGCGCGCGCCGACGTGCTCACGGCGCTGACCGGGCTCGGCTGGCCGGAGCGCACCGCGGCCGACGCCATCGAGCGCGCGGCGGTCGCCGCGCCGGATGCGGTCGGCACGACCGGCGCGCTGCTGCGTGCAGCCCTGGCGATCCTGGGGCCGGGAGCACGATCGTGA